The genomic interval GACGCTACAGCCTGAAGCGTACCCAGATCGAGGTCGAGGAGGTAGAAGCCCGATGATGGGCGGTGGCGGCAACCCCGAACTTCAGGAGCTGTCCCAGCAACTGCAGGAACTCGAACAGCACAAGGAGGAGCTCCAGGCCGAAATCGAGAGCCTCCGCGAGGAGAAGACGGAGATCGACGAGGCCATCGAGACCATCGACGCGCTCGAAAGCGGGTCGGTCGTTCAGGTCCCCCTCGGCGGCGGCGCGCACGTCCGCGCGGAGGTCGAGGACCTCGACGAGATAATCGTGGAGCTCGGCGGCGGGTACGCCGCCGAGCGCGAGGAGGACGACGCGGTCGGGACCCTCGAAACCAAGCAGGACACCCTCGACGAGCGCATCGCCGACCTCCAAGACGAGGTCGGCGAGGTCGAAGACGAGAGCGCCGAACTCGAAGAGAGGGCCCAACAGCTCCAGCAACAGCAGATGCAACAGCAGATGCAACAGATGCAACAGCAGAGCGACGACGACGAGTAATCGCCGATGTTCGACAGCCTGAAGGACAAGCTCGGGAGTTTCCGCGAGGACGTGGAGGAGACGACCGAGGAGAAGGCCGAGGAAGCCGAAGCCGCGGAGGCCGAAACCGAGGAAGCCGAGGCAACCGAAACCCCGGCGGCTTCGGCCGAACGGGACGCCGCGGCGTCCGAGACGAGCGAGCCGGAGGGCGAGGAGAACGGAGGCGGCTCCGTGAACGGGTTCGCCAAGAAGGCAAAATCGTTCGCGAGGGGCGAGATCGTCATCGAGGAGCAGGACCTCGAAAACCCGCTCTGGGAGCTGGAGATGGCGCTGTTGGAGAGCGACGTGGAACTCAGCGTCACCAACGAGATCATCGAGAGCATCCGCGAGGACCTCACGGGCGCGACCCGGTCGTTCAGCGACGAGACCGCCGACGTGGTCGAGCAGGCGCTGGCCGACTCGCTGTTGAAGGTCATCTCGGTCGGCCAGTTCGACTTCGACCGGCGCATCGCCGAGGCCGACAAGCCGGTCACCATCATCTTCACCGGCGTCAACGGCGTGGGCAAGACGACGACCATCGCGAAGCTCTCGAAGTACCTCGAAGACCGGGGCTACTCGACGGTGCTGGCGAACGGCGACACCTACCGCGCGGGTGCCAACGAGCAGATACAGGAGCACGCCGACAACCTCGACAAGAAGCTCATCGCCCACGAGCAGGGCGGCGACCCCGCGGCGGTCATCTACGACGCCGTCGAGTACGCCGAGTCCCACGACGTGGACGTGGTGCTTGGCGACACCGCGGGTCGGCTCCACACCGACGAGGGACTGATGGACCAGTTGGAGAAGATCGGTCGCGTGGTCGGCCCGGACATGGTGCTGTTCGTCGACGAGGCCGTCGCGGGACAGGACGCGGTCCAGCGCGCCGAGAAGTTCGACGAGGCCGCCGAGATCGACGGCGCGATACTCACGAAGGCCGACGCAGACTCCCAGGGCGGGGCGGCCATCTCCATCGCCCACGTCACGGGCAAGCCCATCCTCTTCCTCGGCGTCGGGCAGGGCTACGACGACGTAGAGAAGTTCGAGCCCGAGCGGTTGGTCGACAGCCTGCTCGGGGACGGGGAGTAGTCGGGCGGGGCGTCTCAGAACGCGCCGTCTTCGACGGTCACGTCGGCACGGAGCGACGGTTCGAGCGAGTTGTTGACGTGACAGTATTCTTCGGCGGCTTCGACGAGAGCCTCGGGGTCGTCGAGGTCCGCCTCGACGGCCAGCGTGAAGGAGGTCGATTCGAGGCCGTCGTCGCTCTGTTCGGCGACTGCGTCTATCTCGATGCGGCCGACGTCGCGGATACCGTTGCGCTTCGTGGCCATACGGAACGCCGCGAGGAAGCAGGAAGTGTACGTGGTGACGAGCATCTCGACCGGCGAGGGCGCGTCGGCTCCGCCAGCGTCGATGTGAACCTCGTGGTCGCTGACTGTGGATAGCGTCTTGTACCCCTCGTCCGATTCAGTCGTGACTTCGATGTCGGACATAGTTGTGCGTATTATCCACTATACTGCGAACATTTGAGTCCGTCGACTTCGTCGGGGTCGCGTGACGTGCGAACGTTCGACAGGGAGAGTTGCGACGCCGGACTGCTCGACGAGGGCCGGGAGGCCCGTCGTTCATCCGGGCGTCACGTCGTCCTACCGGTACCAGCGCCGTACCGCCACTAGCCCGTTCACCGCGGCGAGGACCACGGCGGCGAGTCCGAGCGTGAACAGCTCCACCGGGAGTCCCCGGAAGAGCAACCAGTACGACAGCGAGAGGATGGCGAGCGCCACCACGATGTTGTAGGTGTCGGTCGCCAGTTCGCCTGCCAGTTCGCCGGGCGACCGTCCTCGGGGTTCGCCCGTCACTTCGGTGCGGTCACCGTTCGTTGCTACCGAGTCGTTGCGTGCCTTGTTTAAATCGCGTGCCATGCATTGAATGAGGACGGGCGTGGATTTCCGAGGAACCATTATAAGTTTATCGGCCACCTTGAAGGAAGGTTGGGTCGCCGACCGTCGTAACGTTTATCGACGGTTGAACCTTCCACGAACGACGAAATCCGGCTCCAAAGGAGACACTTGGCCGTTCTCGTGAGCGTCGAAAGCGGCTACGGCGCGAACTCCAGCACCGCCGCTACGAAGGGTCTAAAGTTAGAACTAGCCAAGTCATTGGATAGAGAACCCGCGCGGTGCTAGGACACCGCGCAACCGTGATGGGATAGTTCTACTTCTGGTTGCGACGACTAAGTCTGTCTTAGTCTTCGGCTACAGTGTAGCGTACATCTCGATGATTTATATCTCTTTCGGCGTCATACGAGATTCACGTTAGATGGCGTAATAAAGAAGACTGGGGCATAGAGGCCGCACAGAAGACTTAATAAAAGAATAGGAGAACCGCACTAATGCGCGGTGCTAGGACACCGCGCGTGAGAAGTCGATGATATGGATACTTCTACTTCTGGTTGCGACGACTATCGTCGGTGTTCTTAGTCTTCGGCTCGTGCCGAAGCGTTGGGACAGCGTTGACGTGAAGGTCAGGCCATGGGGTCTGACCGTGTCGGCGGACAGCGACCCCGAGAACCCCGAGTAGGGCGAGGGGTCTCCGCCTTGGTCGGTTTCACGGGGGCGAGCGACGTTTTCGAGCGATTCGACGGGACCACCCAACTCGCGGGCTAGAAAAAGCCTTTAACGACTACGCGGTCTAACTTCACTAAGAATGGTACTCGACGACTTGGGCAACTCTCTCCGCGACTCCCTCGGCAAACTCAGCGGGCAGTCCCGCGTGACCGAGGAGGACGTAGAGGAGATTGTCAAGGAGATTCAGCGGTCGCTCCTGCAGGCCGACGTGGAGGTCAGCCTCGTGATGGAGCTTTCGGACTCCATCAAGGAGCGCGCGCTGGAGGAAGAATCACCTGCCGGAACCTCGGCGCGGGACCACGTCCTCAGCATCGTCTACGAGGAGATGGTCGACCTCGTGGGCGACAGCACCGACCTGCCGCTCGAAGAGCAGACCATCCTGCTCGCGGGGCTCCAGGGGTCAGGGAAGACCACCACGTCGGCGAAGATGGCATGGTGGTTCGCCAAGAAGGGCCTGCGGCCCGCGGTCATCCAGACCGACACCTTCCGGCCCGGCGCGTACGACCAGGCCAAGGAGATGACCGAGCGCGCCGAGGTCGACTTCTACGGCGACCCGGACTCCGAGGACCCGGTCGAAATCGCGCGCGAGGGACTGGAAGCCACGAGCGAGGCCGACGTTCACATCGTCGACACCGCGGGTCGCCACGCGCTCGAAGACGACCTAATCGCCGAAATCGAGGAGATAGAGGGTGTCGTGAACCCCGACCGGAGCCTGCTCGTCCTCGACGCCGCCATCGGGCAGGGCGCGAAAGACCAGGCCCGCCAGTTCGAGGCGTCCATCGGCATCGACGGCGTCGTCATCACGAAACTCGACGGGACCGCGAAGGGTGGCGGTGCGCTGACCGCGGTCAACGAGACCGATTCGTCCATCGCGTTCCTCGGGACCGGCGAGACGGTCCGGGACATCGAGCGCTTCGAACCCTCGGGGTTCATCTCGCGCCTGCTCGGGATGGGCGACCTCAAACAGCTCACCGAGCGTGTCGAACGCGCCATGCAGGAGACCCAGGAACAGGAGGAGGACTGGGACCCCGAGGACATGCTGAAGGGCGAGTTCACCCTGAAGGACATGCGCAGACAGATGCAGGCGATGAACAACATGGGACCGCTCGACCAGGTCATGGACATGATTCCGGGGATGGGTGGCGGTCTGATGGACGAACTCCCGGACGACGCGATGGACGTGACTCAGGACCGGATGCGGCGCTTCGAGGTCATCATGGACTCGATGACCGAGGCCGAACTCGAACACCCCCGCGCAATCGGCGCGAGTCAGGTCGAGCGCATCGCGCGCGGGAGCGGGACCGACGAGGAGACGGTCCGCGAACTCCTCGAACAGCACAAGATGATGTCCCAGACGCTCAAGCAGTTCCAGGGGATGGGTCAGGGCAACATGGAGCGCATGATGAAGAAGATGCAGGGCGGCGGTGGCGGAGGCGGCGGCATGGGCGGGATGGGTCCGTTCGGGTAGTCGACCGGCGGAGTCCACCGAGTTCCGACCCCACGGGCCGACGCATCGCTTTTTTGGTCCGGGAACGCGACGTACCGAGAGATGTCCGTCCGCGACGTGGCCGAGCGGGCCTACCGCGAAGCCCTCCCGGTGCTGGCGGCGAGTGCGGTCGGCGGCCTGTTCGCGGGGCTCGTCCTCGGCGGCATGCAGTCGGACCTCCGGTCGGTCTCCGGCCTGCTCGCGCTCGTTCCCGCGCTGTTGGCGACCCGCGGCAACGTCTACGGCGCGATGGGCGCGAAGCTCTCGACCGCGCTCCACCAGGGGCTCATCGAGCCCCGTCCCGTGCCCGACGACCGCCGGGTGTACGCCGCGGCGACCGCGGCGATGCTCAACGGGGTCGCAATCAGCGTGTTCGCCGCGGTCGTGGCCTACGCGGCGCTGGTCGCGCTCGCTCGCCCCTCGGCCTCGCTCGCGACGCTGGCCGCGGTGGCGCTCGTGGCCGGAGTCCTCTCCGGTATCGCGCTGACGGTCATCGTCGTCGCGGCCGTCTTCGCGGGCTACCGGCGCGGGCTCGACCCCGACACGCTGGTCGGGCCCGTGGTCACGACCACGGGCGACGTGTTCGGGATGGCCGCGCTGCTGGTCGCGGTCCGACTCGTGGTCTCGCTCGGGGGTGGGTAGATGGCGGCCCAGTCGCACGCGACGTGGACCGTCCGGGAAATCACCCGCGCGATGGCCCCCCTGCTCGTGGTGCTGGCGGTCGTCGAGGTCGGGAGCGGCCTCGTCCTCGACACCTTCGAGAACCAGCTCGTCCGGTATCCGTCCCTGCTGATTCTGGTGCCGGTGATGATCGGCACCGCGGGCAACCTCGGGAGCATCCTCGCCGCGCGACTCTCGACCGCGTTCCACCTCGGCACGCTGTCGTTCGACCCCACCGACGACGAGCTCGCGGGCAACGCGGTCGCCACCGTCGCGCTCGCCGCGACGGTGTTTCCGGCGGTCGGCCTCGGCGCGTGGATTCTGACGTTTCTCACTGGCGGCGCGCGACTGTTCGTCGGCACCGTCGTCGCGGTGGCGCTGGTCTCGGGAGTCGCGCTCGCGGTCGTGGCGGTGGTCGTGACGCTCCTCGCGGCCTACGCCGCCTACCGGTTCGAACTCGACCCCGACGACGTGGTGGTTCCGGTGGTGACGAACGTCTGCGACGTGCTGGGCGTGGTGGTGTTGCTCGGGGTGGTTCGGCTACTGGTGTGAGTCGGGCGAGTCAGGTCACTCCACCACCGCGCTTCTCGAACGCCTCGTACTCCGCGTGTTCCAGCACCGCGCGCAGTTCCTGCACCATCTCCCACACGTCCTCGTAGCCGACGTACAGCGGCGACGGGCAGATTCGGACCACGTTCGGCGGCCGGAAGTCGACGACGACGCCCCGAGCCTTGAGGGCCTCGCTCACCCGGTAGGCCTCGGGATGCTCTATCGCGACGTGGCCGCCCCGGCGGTCGGGGTCGCGGGGCGACCCGACCGCGCAGTCGTCGAGGAGCTCGTCGGCGAGGAAGACGAGGTACTCGGTGAGCGCGACCGACTTCTCGCGGACCGCCTCGACGCCGGTCCGGACGCTCCCGTCCCCGGCGTCCTCGAACACGTCGAGCGACCCCGCGAGCGGCGCGGCCGAGAGGACGGGCACCGTGCCGATCTGGTAGGCCCCGGCGGTCTCGGCCGGGGTGTAGGTCGGGTTCATCTCGAACTGGGTCTCCTTCTCGTGGCCCCACCACCCCGCGAGGGCGGGCGTCTCGCCGAAGAACCGGTCGTTCACGTACAGCCCCGCGATGGCTCCGGGTCCGGCGTTGAGGTACTTGTAACTGCACCAGACCGCGAAGTCGACGCCGACCGAAGAGAGGTCGTGGGGGACCGCGCCGACCGAGTGGGCGAGGTCGAAGCCCGCGAGCGCGCCGCGCTCGTGGGCGGTCTCGGTGATGCGTTCGAGGTCGAGCAGCTGGCCGCTCCGGTAGAGCACGGAGGGCATGAAGACGATGGCGGTGTCGTCGTCGATGGCGTCGATCACGTCCTCCTCCGCGACGGTCCGGCCGTCACGGCTCTCGACCACGGTGAGCGCCTCGTCGGGGTCGGCACCGTGCTGGCGCAACTGGGCGCGAATCGCGTAGTGGTCGGTCGGGAAGTCGAGTTCGTTCACGACGACCGTCGACCCCTCCGCTCGGTCGTAGAAGGTCCCCACGAGCGTGTGGATGTTGACCGTCGTGGAGTTGGCGACCACGACCTCTTCGGGGTCCGCGCCGACGAGGGGCGCGAGGCGGGCCCCCAGTTGCTCGCCGTAGCGGAACCACGGCGGGTCGGCGTCGGTCCACCCGCGGATGGCGAGGTCGCGCCACTCCTCGACCGCCGAGTCGAGCGCCGCCTCGGCGTCGGCCGAGAGCAGGCCGAGCGAGTTGCCGTCGGCGTACAGCGCGTCGTCGGGGTCGTAGAACCGGTCGGCGAGACCCGCGAGCGGGTCTCGCTCGTCGCGGCGGGCCGCGAAGTCGGCCCCGAGTTCGAAGTCCATGCCGGAATCGAGCGCCGCGTCGGGCATAGTCCTTTGGCAATCGGGCGTCTACGCCGAGTCATGACCGAACCCCTGCGCAGCGAACTGGACCCGGAGGCGGCCGCCGTCGTCCGGGAGATCGAAGCCGAGGGCGTCCCCGAGTGGTCGTCGCTGTCGGTCGAGTCGGCCCGGCGAGTCGAGGACGAGGTCTTCTCGGGCGGCGACCCGCCCGAAGTGGAGTTCGTCCGCGACCTCTCGATACCGGGTTCCGAGAGCGAGATTCCGATCCGAGTCTACCGGCCCGGGGTCGCCTCGGGCGACCCCGGGCCGGAAGGTACCGACTCCGCCTTCGGCGACGACCTGCCCGTCCTCGTCTACTACCACGGCGGTGGGTGGGTCCTCGGGACGCTCGACTCCATCGACGGGGTGTGTCGCCGACTCGCCCGCCGCGGGGAGTGCGTGGTGGTCTCGGTCGACTACCGACTCGCGCCCGAACACCCCTTCCCCGCGGCGGTCGAGGACGCCCGCGCCGCGCTCCGGTGGGTCGCCGAGAACGCGGGAGCGTTCGGCGGCGACCCCGAGCGAGTCGCGGTCGGCGGCACGAGCGCGGGTGGGAACCTCGCGGCGGTCACCGCGCTCGGGGCCCGAGCGTCGGGAGGCCGACCGACCCCCGCCCGACAGTTCCTGTTCTACCCCATCACCGACCGCGCCTTCGACACCGATTCGTACGCCGAGAACGCCGAGGGCCCGCTCCTGACGCGGGCCGACATGGAGTGGTTCTGGGACCACTACCTCCGCAGCGAGGTCGACGCCGCGAACCCCTACGCGTCGCCGCTGCGGGCGCGGGACCTCTCGGGGCTTCCCCCGGCGACGGTCCTCACCGCCGGGTTCGACCCCCTCCGCGACGAGGGAATCGCCTACGCCGAGCGACTCGCCGACGCTGGCGTCGAGGTCCGACACGACCACTACCCCGGCATGGTCCACGGCTTCCTCAGCGCGAGCGAGTCGATAGCGGTCGCCGACGAGGCGCTCGACGAGGTCGCAGAAGAATTGCGCGCGCTGTGACTACCGGTCGGTGTCGGGGGACGAGTCGCCGGGGACCGTCCCGTCGTCGGTGACGGGCTTTCCGTCCTCGGTCGGAGGCGCGATGAAGTCGACGAACTCCTCGACGCTCGGGTCCTCGACCCGGACCCGGACGTGGATGTCGCCGAGTTCGTCGGGGTTGCCGACCGCGAAGTTGACGACGCCCTGGAAGGCGGCCTGCTTCTTCAAGTCGAACGAGAAGGTGTCTCCCCGCCGGGACCCGAAGAACTCCCCGCGGGCGGTGTCGAGTATCTCCCGGCGGTGGAGCAGTTCCGAGAAGTGGTCGAGCGAGTGGGTCTCGGCGACGAGTTCGCCGTGGCCCTCCTCTATCTCTGCGCCGGGGAAGACGTTCGTGACGGCGTCGGCGACGCGGTCGGGTATCTCGGTGTCGTTGACGGGCGCGGTCACCTGCACGTCGACGCTGTATATCATGGCGTCTCCGTGGGTTCGAGCGCCTCGACGCCCTCGGTCAGCAGGGCGCGAATCTCCTCGTGGAACGATTCGAGCGACGAGGTGTTGCGAATCGACACGTCGGCGCGCGCGATGGCGTCGTCCATGCCGAACCCGCGCTCGCGCTCGTCGCGCTCGTGCAACGACTCGCCGTCGTCGGTGTTGTCCCGACCGCGCTCGGAGACGCGCTCGGCCCGGAGGTCGAATGGGGCCTCGATGCTGACCAGCACGAACGCGCCGCCGAACGCCTCCTCGAACCGCTCGACCTCGACGCCCGCGCGGATGCCGTCGACGAGGACGGTGTCGCTGTCTTCGAGCGCCTCCTCGATGACGGGCAACGAGCGCTGGGCGATGGCGTCCGGCCCGTTCTCCTCGCGGAGCGCGGAGGCGATCTCGCCGTGGTGCTCGGCCGGGTCGAGACCGCGGTCCCGACACTCCCGGCGAATCACGTCGCCCATCGTGACCACCGGAACGCCGAGGTCCTCGGCGACCGAGGCGGCCTCGCTCTTGCCGCTTCCGGGCAGGCCCACGGTTCCGATTACTCTCATCGGGTTGGGATAGTGCGGAGTTGGGCATAAGCGCTGTGTTCCGGCGTCCCGGGAACGCCCCGTTCCGGGAGGAAGTGGAATCCTAAGACCTTTTGACGGGGCGGTCCGAATGAAGCGGTGAGGGCACGTAGCTCAGTCTGGATAGAGCGTCGGACTTCTATCCCGGTCGGTGTCTGTGAGGCGATTCTCGCCTCGCCGTTCCGGACGGGGAAGACATCCGACGGTCGTGGGTTCAAATCCCATCGTGCCCGTGCAGGACACTCTTATTTTGGATTTCGTTCATTAGTTGAAAAGTGCGGCCCACTCTGTTCGTTGCAGTGCTTTGACCGCTGGACTGAGGAGTATTTGCAGTAGAACTTGACCATGATATGGAGGAGATTGTTGATCACTTGTACGCCTCATGAAAATCAAGTGTTCCTCAGGAAAATGTTGAACGTATGGTTCAGAACGGTGGTGATATCTCCCTATCTTGATAGTCAGGGTAGAAATTCAAAGGCGACGGAGTGGTCAACTACCATATTAAAGACACCACCTACAATCACTGGCTCGAGCACTAGATGGTTTCTATAAGTGAGGTTACAATACAGGCTAGTTTTATTGACCCCTTGTACGTCAGAGAGGTCATGGATGAGTTTGAACGATTTGATCCGCTAGAGAAAGCGAGGGAAGGACTTCAAAAGGAAGCAATGAAACAGCGGGTAAAAAACATTATCCGTAGTTATCGGTCAGCGGCGGACGTATTAGCAGAGCCTGTTCAAAACGCGATGGACGAATTGGAAAGGGCACAGAACGAAGGCTTAGATGATGCTGACCGGATTGAAGTCCGCATTAACGTCCAGAAAAATGAGATTGAAGTAGTGGACACTGGTCGCGGAATGGCTTCAGAGAACCTCCAAGAATGGATTGCGCCGGATTTCACAGATAAGCGATCACTTTTTCGGGAAGGCAGAGTTAGGGGCCATAAAGGCGTAGGAATGACTTTTCTGGCGTATGGTTTTAACCACTTTGTTGTGGAATCAAAGACTAATTCAGAACATTATAGACTACGATTGGAGGATGGAAGGTCCTGGGTGGAAAATCCAGACGATACTGCGCCTGCGCCAGAAGCCGAAATCGAACGAGATATCACAGACGGGCTTGATACTCATGGCACACTTATCCGCATTAGGACAGATAATCAATCTCAACCCAGTAACCTTCCCAAAACTTTCAATAACGTAGACATGACCGCGGCCCTGATAGAGCGTCAAACAGCTATCGGGGTTGTCTCCCCACCCAACCGATATGAAGCAAATGTTGAAGCAAATCTAGTATATACTGATAGCAGTGGTGATACCGAAAGTAGGGAACTAAATGCAGAATATCGCTATCCTCATCAAAAGATTCCGGAAGAATGGGAGGCATTTGATCTTGGCAAGTATATCGAATCATTGACTGAAGAAGAGAATATCGAGCCAGATACTAAGGATAAGAATCGCTACAGAGCAGTCTATCGGTATTTCAAACCAGAGAAACTTAAGGAATATGTTGGTGAATCTGAGGGGGAAGAACTGGGAAGCCCAGAAGAGATTAAGAACTATATTGACAAACATGAAGTA from Halorussus salilacus carries:
- the pfdA gene encoding prefoldin subunit alpha, which encodes MGGGGNPELQELSQQLQELEQHKEELQAEIESLREEKTEIDEAIETIDALESGSVVQVPLGGGAHVRAEVEDLDEIIVELGGGYAAEREEDDAVGTLETKQDTLDERIADLQDEVGEVEDESAELEERAQQLQQQQMQQQMQQMQQQSDDDE
- the ftsY gene encoding signal recognition particle-docking protein FtsY, encoding MFDSLKDKLGSFREDVEETTEEKAEEAEAAEAETEEAEATETPAASAERDAAASETSEPEGEENGGGSVNGFAKKAKSFARGEIVIEEQDLENPLWELEMALLESDVELSVTNEIIESIREDLTGATRSFSDETADVVEQALADSLLKVISVGQFDFDRRIAEADKPVTIIFTGVNGVGKTTTIAKLSKYLEDRGYSTVLANGDTYRAGANEQIQEHADNLDKKLIAHEQGGDPAAVIYDAVEYAESHDVDVVLGDTAGRLHTDEGLMDQLEKIGRVVGPDMVLFVDEAVAGQDAVQRAEKFDEAAEIDGAILTKADADSQGGAAISIAHVTGKPILFLGVGQGYDDVEKFEPERLVDSLLGDGE
- a CDS encoding OsmC family protein, producing the protein MSDIEVTTESDEGYKTLSTVSDHEVHIDAGGADAPSPVEMLVTTYTSCFLAAFRMATKRNGIRDVGRIEIDAVAEQSDDGLESTSFTLAVEADLDDPEALVEAAEEYCHVNNSLEPSLRADVTVEDGAF
- a CDS encoding signal recognition particle protein Srp54, with amino-acid sequence MVLDDLGNSLRDSLGKLSGQSRVTEEDVEEIVKEIQRSLLQADVEVSLVMELSDSIKERALEEESPAGTSARDHVLSIVYEEMVDLVGDSTDLPLEEQTILLAGLQGSGKTTTSAKMAWWFAKKGLRPAVIQTDTFRPGAYDQAKEMTERAEVDFYGDPDSEDPVEIAREGLEATSEADVHIVDTAGRHALEDDLIAEIEEIEGVVNPDRSLLVLDAAIGQGAKDQARQFEASIGIDGVVITKLDGTAKGGGALTAVNETDSSIAFLGTGETVRDIERFEPSGFISRLLGMGDLKQLTERVERAMQETQEQEEDWDPEDMLKGEFTLKDMRRQMQAMNNMGPLDQVMDMIPGMGGGLMDELPDDAMDVTQDRMRRFEVIMDSMTEAELEHPRAIGASQVERIARGSGTDEETVRELLEQHKMMSQTLKQFQGMGQGNMERMMKKMQGGGGGGGGMGGMGPFG
- a CDS encoding magnesium transporter codes for the protein MSVRDVAERAYREALPVLAASAVGGLFAGLVLGGMQSDLRSVSGLLALVPALLATRGNVYGAMGAKLSTALHQGLIEPRPVPDDRRVYAAATAAMLNGVAISVFAAVVAYAALVALARPSASLATLAAVALVAGVLSGIALTVIVVAAVFAGYRRGLDPDTLVGPVVTTTGDVFGMAALLVAVRLVVSLGGG
- a CDS encoding magnesium transporter yields the protein MAAQSHATWTVREITRAMAPLLVVLAVVEVGSGLVLDTFENQLVRYPSLLILVPVMIGTAGNLGSILAARLSTAFHLGTLSFDPTDDELAGNAVATVALAATVFPAVGLGAWILTFLTGGARLFVGTVVAVALVSGVALAVVAVVVTLLAAYAAYRFELDPDDVVVPVVTNVCDVLGVVVLLGVVRLLV
- the kynU gene encoding kynureninase; amino-acid sequence: MDFELGADFAARRDERDPLAGLADRFYDPDDALYADGNSLGLLSADAEAALDSAVEEWRDLAIRGWTDADPPWFRYGEQLGARLAPLVGADPEEVVVANSTTVNIHTLVGTFYDRAEGSTVVVNELDFPTDHYAIRAQLRQHGADPDEALTVVESRDGRTVAEEDVIDAIDDDTAIVFMPSVLYRSGQLLDLERITETAHERGALAGFDLAHSVGAVPHDLSSVGVDFAVWCSYKYLNAGPGAIAGLYVNDRFFGETPALAGWWGHEKETQFEMNPTYTPAETAGAYQIGTVPVLSAAPLAGSLDVFEDAGDGSVRTGVEAVREKSVALTEYLVFLADELLDDCAVGSPRDPDRRGGHVAIEHPEAYRVSEALKARGVVVDFRPPNVVRICPSPLYVGYEDVWEMVQELRAVLEHAEYEAFEKRGGGVT
- a CDS encoding alpha/beta hydrolase, which gives rise to MTEPLRSELDPEAAAVVREIEAEGVPEWSSLSVESARRVEDEVFSGGDPPEVEFVRDLSIPGSESEIPIRVYRPGVASGDPGPEGTDSAFGDDLPVLVYYHGGGWVLGTLDSIDGVCRRLARRGECVVVSVDYRLAPEHPFPAAVEDARAALRWVAENAGAFGGDPERVAVGGTSAGGNLAAVTALGARASGGRPTPARQFLFYPITDRAFDTDSYAENAEGPLLTRADMEWFWDHYLRSEVDAANPYASPLRARDLSGLPPATVLTAGFDPLRDEGIAYAERLADAGVEVRHDHYPGMVHGFLSASESIAVADEALDEVAEELRAL
- a CDS encoding RNA-binding domain-containing protein — its product is MIYSVDVQVTAPVNDTEIPDRVADAVTNVFPGAEIEEGHGELVAETHSLDHFSELLHRREILDTARGEFFGSRRGDTFSFDLKKQAAFQGVVNFAVGNPDELGDIHVRVRVEDPSVEEFVDFIAPPTEDGKPVTDDGTVPGDSSPDTDR
- a CDS encoding AAA family ATPase, whose product is MRVIGTVGLPGSGKSEAASVAEDLGVPVVTMGDVIRRECRDRGLDPAEHHGEIASALREENGPDAIAQRSLPVIEEALEDSDTVLVDGIRAGVEVERFEEAFGGAFVLVSIEAPFDLRAERVSERGRDNTDDGESLHERDERERGFGMDDAIARADVSIRNTSSLESFHEEIRALLTEGVEALEPTETP
- a CDS encoding ATP-binding protein, coding for MDEFERFDPLEKAREGLQKEAMKQRVKNIIRSYRSAADVLAEPVQNAMDELERAQNEGLDDADRIEVRINVQKNEIEVVDTGRGMASENLQEWIAPDFTDKRSLFREGRVRGHKGVGMTFLAYGFNHFVVESKTNSEHYRLRLEDGRSWVENPDDTAPAPEAEIERDITDGLDTHGTLIRIRTDNQSQPSNLPKTFNNVDMTAALIERQTAIGVVSPPNRYEANVEANLVYTDSSGDTESRELNAEYRYPHQKIPEEWEAFDLGKYIESLTEEENIEPDTKDKNRYRAVYRYFKPEKLKEYVGESEGEELGSPEEIKNYIDKHEVHAYVLFAYSVNYRERIEEYWEVPGNRRLHYPGVRVATDGMVSSWRRDVSLTRAAGNKDRTWIVYHFRDVEPDLGRKNFPQEVHDIIATTQQRFVREMVNKGRVFLLPARDPTGPPEPEDEDPPAVKAYKRRETPLTPTHITEIGDIYYGSEPKKEQDVIALFNQLVGMGFLNGYQPVYFDETYTYDSYIDFSYEKVHSKILDTLPGDDDRDGAELVTEFKYNGSSILDDIVNQTKDWGDIDLLVCWNVERKKRSTSGDDIEFIHPTSPTEREFPGVTHVATVGSKGDEPVYTISLKELLETTTS